The window TTCCGCACCAAATTCGCCGGTCCAACGATCAAGCGATCGACACCGCTATGGCGAGAGTTGGCCTCAATGTGAAAACAGCAACTCATCTCCCAGACGATCTTGATACCTGCCGTTCTGCCATTAAGGCTATGGTCGAGTCCAACCATTTTGTAATTCTTACAGGAGGTGTTTCAGTGGGTGCTAAAGATTTCCTTCCCGGGATCTTAAACGATCTACAATACAGGCGGGTATTTCATGGTGTCGCCCAAAAACCGGGAAAACCAATGGGCTACTGGATCTCTAATGATTGCGGTATCTTTGCACTCCCCGGTAATCCCGTTTCGGTTCTCACTTGCCTTCATCAGTATGTTGTTCCTGGTATCAAGAGAGCACTGGGTAAGTCGGGAGACGTTGTTCGGCGAGAAATTCGTCTACTCGAAAAAGTGAAGAAACCAAGACACCTGACCCTCTTCCTTCCGGTCTGTTTGCAAGGAGATAACGCAGGTCTCCCCCGCCCTGCCCGCAACTCCGGAGATATGGTCCACATTCTGGAAAGCGACGGTTACGTGCCCCTGCCTGCTGGCTATGATACGGTCGACACAGACCTCGCCTACCCTTTCACGCCTTGGGTTTGACTCAGGCAACACGATTCAAGAAAAGGTATCCGCATGGATTTCACTCATCTCGATGACAGTCGAAAGCCTCGCATGGTAGATGTGTCCGGAAAGAAGCCAACGGAACGCATCGCCACAGCGGAGTGTTATGTTCACCTAGGCCTCGAACTAATCGACCGTCTGAACAAGAACGACTGGTCGTCATCGAAAGGGCCCATCTTCGAAACTGCTATCATCGCGGGGACACTCGCTGCGAAGAAAACTGCCGACCTGATCCCCTTTTGTCATCCGCTTCCCCTAAAGGATGTGAAGATCGATATCTCTCAGTCCGACGAATCGAAGATCCGCATTTCGGCTCGGGTAAAGGTACTCGACCAGACCGGAGTTGAGATGGAGGCTCTTACCGCTGTAAGCGTTGCCGCATTGACGATATACGATATGTGCAAGTCTATCTCCCACAGTATCAGCATTGAAAGCTGCCGCCTCGTCTCCAAGTCGGGCGGAAAGTCGGATTTCCGTGAATGAAAACACCGCTACTTGGGCTGGTTCTCGCTGGAGGGAAGAGTTCCCGAATGGGCCGCGACAAGGCGGAACTTCGCTATCACGACGCAGAGACCCAGTTGGAGCGTTCGGTAAGGCTCCTCCAGCCTTTCTGTGAAGAGGTCTTCGTTTCTTTAAGCCAAGGCGACGAGAGAAAACTGCCTTTCAAAGCAAGTCCGCTCTACGACTCGCTCCCCAAGATCAGGGGACCACTCTGCGGTATTCTATCTGCTCATCTCGAGGAACCGAATTCGGACTGGCTGATTCTCGCATGCGATCTGCCAAACCTTGAGGAATCGTCTCTTTCCAAACTCGTCGAAACATTTTACAAGAACACCCACCCGATCCCGGTTTGCTATCGCAGCCACAACAACGGTTTGCCCGAGCCTCTATGCACCATTTATCCAGCCTCTGTATGCGAGTCCTTTCTCCAGGAGGTACAAGCAAAGGGAACATCCAGTCCCCGCGATCTCCTAAAGAACACGAAGATAGCAATGATTGATCCGATAGATTCGCACAGTCTCGACAACATCAATACACCGGAAGAGTATTTGGCGTTTTGCGAAAGAAAATGAGAGTGACGGTCCTTTATTTTGCCCAGCTCGCTGATTTGGCGGAAAAGCAAAGCGAAGAGTTGACCATTGGCTACTCTTCTCCCGAGCAACTTTTCAAGGAGCTCAAGGAAACCTACGGGTTCGCCAACGAATTCCGCCAGATTCAAGTGGCGATCAATGACCGACTTTCGAGTCACGATATCAGCCTGAAAGAGGGAGATCGTATAGCGTTCTTGCCTCCGATGAGCGGGGGATGAGCTTCACTCTTCTAGCTGAGCCCATCAACCCCGGGTCCCTCCGCGAAAAGATGTTGCACCCGCAAGCCGGTGCGTTCTCCAACTACGAGGGTTGGGTGCGCAGTCAGAATGAAAAAAAGGAAGTCACCGCCCTTTCCTACACCGCTTATCCCGAACTTGCCCAAACAGTGGCGGAAACGATTTTAAGCGAAGCAAAAGAGCGTTTTGACATTATCGATTGCAGATGTGTCCACCGGACCGGACTTCTCGAGGTGGGAGACCTTGCGGTATGGATCGGCGTTACATCGTCGCACCGAGAGAGTGCCTTTCTCGCCTGTCGCTACATCATTGATAACGTTAAACACAGGATTCCTATTTGGAAAAAGGAGTCCTACATAGACGGAACTTCTGCCTGGATCGAAAACCACGAGGTTGGAGACCCCGCTCCTACGGGCCTACCTGGTAATCTTCCCAATCACAGTCATGGAGATTAGAGCAATCTTCCTTTCGAAAGGACACGATTTCAAGGGTCGCTTTGGCAAAGGCAGACTCGAGAACTCCATCGAATCCGTAACCGAAGCCTCCTGCGTAGCTGGAAAAGGGCTGGTCGGAGACCGCTACTTTGGCTTCAAAGAAAATTTCAAAGGACAGATCACGTTTTTTGACTGGGCGGTATTTGAGGAGGTCCGGACTCATTTCTCCCTTAGCGATCTCGAGCCCTCTGTCTTTCGTCGAAATGTCATCACATCCGGTTTGGATTTGAATTCACTCATCGGACAGAGCTTTGAGGTTCAAGGAGTGAAGTTCGAGGGAAGTGAAGAATGCGCACCCTGTTTCTGGATGGATGAGGCAGTGGCACCGGGAACGGAAACCTTCCTCAAAGGTCGGGGCGGTCTTCGGGCCAGAATCCTCTCTGACGGGAGCATCAGGAAAGGAAAAGCTTGATCGAGGCCACTGCGAGCACAGAGCCAAGAGCGATCCTAATCTGCCGTTGATTCGCTCTCCCACTCCCCCAGTTTGACCCAAGAAGTCCTGCTACCAAGACGATGACGATAAGGAGTGGTAAATGCGGGTAAAAATCCGCCACAACCGGCTGTAATCCCACCAGACCAGCGAGGGAATTGATAAAAACGAACGGTGCTGAAATGGCAGCCGCCGTCTTCGCGTCTGACCATCCCATCAAGATCACCAACGGCGTCAGAAAGATTCCACCCCCTACTCCGACAATTCCGGAGAGGAACCCAATCAAGGCACCGCAGCACACCATGATCCAGATCTGCGGTTTTCGCATTTCCTTCGGATCTGGAGCCGGGAGGAAAAGTCGGCCTATAGCAAAACAGAGCGCCAGTCCGAGAACGATTCGGTAAACTCCGGACGAAAGATCCAAAGTACCACCCAGAAAGGCAAAAGGGACAGCACCGCAGAGGAACGGCCAGAAAAGACCTCCCGAAAAATATCCACGGCGGAGAAATGCGAGGGTTCCCACCAGAGAAACAACCATATTGAGGACGAGAGCCGTTGGACGAATCATCTCTGGGGCAAACCCGGCAATCGCCATGATCGCTAAATATCCAGAAGCACCTCCGTGACCAACTGATGAGTAAAGCAACGCAACAACGAAAAACCCCACTAAAAGCGGCAGATGCTCTAGCATGCCAACTTGGACAAACAAAAGTTCGCGAATGGAAATGCGACGGGGACCTTATTACTTCGCTGCTTAAATGGAACATACCCGGGATTCGATATCGGGATCGAAATCGGGTCTCGAGGGCTTTCGATAGCGATACCGATTTCGATTTCGATTTTTGCGATCATGCTTTGTATGAGGCGCGGTTTAATAGAAGGTCGTCGGAAACTTACCGTAGTGTCAGCCTTGGAACGCAACAACTGGTCAGATAACCTACCTTTATCTAGAAAGGCTCTTCTCATCCCTCCAAAAACTCTCTCACCACCCTGACAAACTCCTCCTTTGCTTCAACGTGGAGGTTGTGCCCGGCATTGGCGAGTCGCGCACCACGTGCGTCAGAAAAGAATTCTCCTGCCTCCTCAAGATCCTCCTGTCGCACAAAGTCGGAACGCCCGCCGTAAATCAGAAGAGTTGGACACTCTAGCGGCTCCCGATCTTCGTAGGGCAATCCTGCCAGAGTCGGGAGGTTACTACGCAAGCCTTCCAAATTGACGATCCATCTAAATCCGCTGTCCGATTTCCGCTCCAAATTCGTAAGGAGAAACTGTCGTAGACCCCAGTCCGCCACCAGTTGGCTCAGATGCTCATCCGCTGTTTTTCGGTCTGGTAGGTTCGCGACATCCAATCTTTCCATCGCAGTGAAATCCTTCGCGTGATGCGGCGGGTATACCCGCGGAAAAATGTCTGCCAACACCAGTTTTTCCACGCGATCGGGAAAATAGGAGGCAATCCTCATAGCGACCTTTCCTCCCAAACTGTGCCCTAGCCAGTCTGCTTTCTCGATCTTCTCTTCGTCTAACCAAGAGACAATCCGCTCCGACATAGTTTCAAAAGAAGGACTATCGCTCCATTCCGACTCGCCGTGATCCGGAAGATCAAGCCCGTAAACGAGGCGCTTTTCGCCAAGTGCCTTCCCCACACTCAACCAATTGCGAGAGGAGCCAAGAAGCCCATGCAAAATTACCAATGGACGCTGGACCTCCCCTAAACCTTCAGACAGGACCCTCGCATTGATTTTCCCTTTGCGATTTGGAACGGAAATGGAAGTCTCTTGATTGATCGCCATGCAAAACGCCAATCAGTAGAGACAGGGGCCGGATGACTGCCAAGAAGGAAACGCCCATGATGAGGCAATATCGTTCGGTCAAGAAAGACCTGCCGGAAGGCTGTCTCCTCCTGTTTCGTCTCGGTGACTTTTATGAAATGTTCGAGGAGGACGCCGAGACGGGTGCCAGAGTTCTTGGGATCACTCTCACCAAACGCCACGACATGCCTATGGCAGGCATTCCGTATCACGCCGCGGATAATTACATTCAAAAGGTTCTCGATGCTGGGCTCAAAGTCGCCATTTGCGAGCAAACCGAGGTGCCCAAGGCAGGCAAATTAGTCGAACGTGCACTCACCCGGATTTTGACACCGGGAACGGTTCTTGAAGACAAGCAACTCGATCCCCGATCTGGAGCGTGGCTCGCCTCGATCAACTGGGATAAAAGAGGCCTTCACGCTGCATGGCTCGATTTGTCTGCAGGTCTCTTTGAGATCGCCAGCGAAACGAACGTTGAGGATCTCGTCAGTTGTATCGACGCACTAGGCCCGACCGAAATCCTTATTCCCTCACACCTGAACCGCGGGAACCTTCCAGAAGATCTCGATTGGCTCATTCGCAATTCCACGGTAACCGAGCTTGATCGTGAAGAAACCGAAAGCCGCGATCCCGCAGGAGAGGTAGCCAGAACCCTAGGCGCGCTTTCACTCGATGGATTTGGAATCGCAGCAGACCACCCTGGCCTTGGGCCCGCTGCCACTTTGATTCGCTACACCTCTGAGATGCTTCGGGCACAACCGGGTAATCTACGATTCTTGAGGTGGAGACGCCTCAGTGACACGGTCCTCCTTGACTCTTCAACGCTCAGAAACCTTGAGATTTTTTCCGTCACACAGGGCGGTCGCAAGGGGTCTCTCATCGATTGCTTCGATCACTGTGTCACCGCTGCCGGATCGCGACTGCTTGAGCGTTGGTTTGCAAACCCTGTTCATGACCTCAGTGAACTCGGCCGCCGGCAATCGCTTGTTGGCCTCTTCCACGACCAAACCATCGAAGCGGCGGAAATTCGCGACTTACTCCGACAGACTCGCGACCTAGTGCGCATTTTAGGAAGATTACAGAACAAGATTCGAAACCCGCGGGAACTCGGTGGTATTCGCGACACCTTACGACAACTCCCTCAAATCGCCGGTTTCCTCAATCGTCTCTCGCAACCGGAAGCAATGAAGATCGCAAGACGGATTGGAGACTTTTCGGATCTTCGGACGACGCTCGAGAAAACCCTTTCTGACGAGTTGCCCGGCTCGCTCAATGAAGGAGGTGTCCTCCGGGACGGTTATGATCCGGAACTGGATCGCCTGCGATCTCTGGTGCGGAACGCACGGACCTGGGTATCGGATCGTGAACAGGAGGAACGGAGAAAAACCGGGATAAAGAATCTTCGTATCAAGTACAACGGCAGCTTCGGCTACTTTATCGAAGTCACAAAGGCGAATCTTTCTCTTGTGCCGGACGACTACCTGCGAAAGCAGACGATGACAAACGCGGAGCGGTACTACACAGTCGAACTCAAGGAGAAAGAGAAGGAAATCTTGAATGCGGAGGGCAAGGCAATCGAGCTTGAGGAAGAACTCTTTCGGGATCTCATCGAGGCTGTTTTGCGGGAAGCGGATCGTTTGACACAGGCGGCGGAAGCACTTGCGGAATGCGATCTGCTGATTGCTTGGGCAGAGCTCGCCCGCCAACGCGACTATGTGAGACCCGTAGTCGATACAGGCACCTCAATCGAAGTAATCAACGGTCGGCATCCCATCATCGAGGAGTCACTTCGTCACTCACCGGAAGGTATAGCCGGATCGGACAGTTTTGTTCCGAATAGTTGTTCGCTTTCATCCGTGAAAGAGCAAATCGCAGTTCTTACAGGGCCAAACATGGCCGGAAAATCCACCTTTATAAGGCAGGTGGCCTTGATAGCCTTTCTCGCCCACACCGGCTCATGGGTTCCTGCAGAGGAGTGCAGAGTTGGCTGGATTGACCGCATTTTCTCCCGAGTGGGAGCGAGCGACGAGCTGGCAAGGGGTCACAGCACCTTCATGGTCGAAATGAACGAGACCGCCAACATCCTCAACAATTCTTCGGAGCGTTCGCTCGTTATTCTCGACGAAATCGGGCGCGGAACCAGCACCTACGATGGGCTATCGATTGCCTGGGCGGTAATCGAAAGTCTTCACGGCGATCGGGAAAGCGGTCCGAGAACTCTTTTTGCCACACACTATCACGAGTTGACCAAACTCGCCGAAACTCTGCCAAGACTACGGAACTTCTCGGTAGCGGTGAAGGAATGGAACGATGAGATTGTCTTCATGCGACAGGTAATCCCCGGTGCAGCAGACCGATCCTATGGAATCCAAGTAGCGCGGCTAGCTGGAATCCCTCAACCCGTTGTTGATCGTGCCAAACAAATCCTTGAAACTCTCGAGGGTGGCCACATCGCCTCGGATGCCCCACCCTTGACTACCCGTCGCAGAGAGAAAACACCGTCTCTATCCGACAATCAACTGGACCTATTTAGCTAGGGTTCTCAAGGATGCTTCTGGAGGGAGATGATGGATTCCAAGTCCAGACGATTTGCCCGCTCCAGCGACTTTCTCTGGAGCAGCCTATGTTTTCCTAGCTGGTCGGCAAAGACGCCCTGTGAGTTGAAATTGGGTTTTACTGCTTTTCTGACGGGTGCTACACACCCTTTGAAGGATCAGCATACTTTAATTTTTCTCTCAAATGACTATGGAAAATAGCGAATCGAGTAACCTCCTCCGCTGGGGCGGTAATATTGAAGAACGATTGGGAAGTGAGGTCATCTCTCGCGAAGGAGGCGTCATCGTATCGCCTACCAAGGTTGGTTATATCATTATGACGACCGATCGCAAAGGTCTAGAGCGCAAGTTTCGGGTCAAGAATCGCAAAAGAAATAAGCCAGGCGTCGTCTTATGCTCCTCAATTGAGCAGCTCGAAGAACTCGCGGAGTTGAACCCTCAAATACAAAAGTTATATACCACCTGCTGGGAAAAAGACATTCTGCTTGGATGTATCTTGCCGTGGAGAGGTGACTCGATCGATAGGTATGTCCCAGAGGGTTCTAAGGCACTAATGATGGATGCAAGGCAGACGTCCTGCTTTGTAGTTCGCTTTGGAGTGCCTTCAGAAAATGTTTGTAGGATGTTGTGGGATGACGGGAGAAAACTCGTTTTCGCCTCATCGGCAAATCCCTCGGGTCAGGGCAACCGCGGTGTAATTTCAGGAATCGGTTCGGCAATCGAAGAGGGAGTCGATCTGCGGATCGAGGCGGACGACTACGTCCGTGGTATTCAACCGGAAGCGACTCTCGAAACTCGGTATGAACAAGGTGTGATGGTCTCCATGGTCGATAGGACCGGCCAATTAGTCCCTGAACAGCCTGAAGACACCCGCCTCGAGGAAAACTGCCCGGTGCTCATTCGCAAAGGTCTCGATTGCGAACGGATTCAAATGCTCCTCTCTGACAATTTTAACTCATGGAATTACCGCCACGGAGACTACTACTAGTTCCCAGTTTGGTCCGGCCAACCCCATGTGAAGCCGTTTTGATTACTCAGTAAATCACTAAGAAATTCCACTCGGTTATTAAACCGCGCCTGATACAAAGCATGCTCGCAAAAATCGAAATCGAAATCGGTATCGCTATCGAAAGCACTCGAGACCCGATTTCGATCCCGATATCGAATCCCGAGTATGTTCTATTTAAGTAGCGAAGTAATACCAAACGGACTGCCAATGACCGTTCTGCCATTGTAGTCCGTATAGAGGCCATACTTTTCCACTGGAAAGGAGCCCCATGTGGGGCAATCATCTACTGCATGCTTCCCTGCGTGGATCGTCCGGCGCAAATGAGCATCTCCAATCTCCATGAATGAAAAAGAACTGATTCTCCTCGCATCTCATCCTGATCTACCATCTTGGCGTGGACGCCTCGCCAAGTGGGTCGAATCAAAGCGAGTGCAGCGATTCATTATCGGAGTGATTCTCGTGAATGCACTGGTCCTGGGAATGGAGACGTCCAGCGAGGCAATGGATCGCTTTGGGGTGATTCTGATTGTAATCGATAAGCTCTGTCTTCTCGTTTTTCTTGTAGAGATCGGGGTAAAGCTAGCTGCCTATCGGCTTCACTATTTCCGAAACGGATGGAACTGGTTCGACTTTTTGGTGGTTGCCGTAGCACTGGTACCGGGTGCTGGACCGTGGGCCGTTCTCCGGTCGTTACGAATTCTGCGGGTCCTCCGCCTTTTGACGGCGGTGCCCAGTCTCAAACGCGTCGTCGCTGCCTTCATCCATGCAATCCCGGGTCTCTCCGGCGTGATCCTCGTGATGAGCATTTTCTTTTACACAATGGGAGTGCTGGCGACCAACCTCTTCGGAGACGCGTTCCCCCAATGGTTTGGTACCTTGGGCGCGAGCCTGTTCTCTCTCTTTCAGATCATGACCCTGGAAAGCTGGTCGATGGGAATTGTGAGGCCGGTCATGGAGACCTTTCCGTGGTCTTGGGCGTTCTTCGTTCCATTCATTATCGTCGCTACCTTCACGATCCTGAATCTCTTCATTGGAATTATCGTTTCGACGATGCAGGAACTCTCGGCCCTTCCCGACCCAAAACTCCCAAAAACAGATTTAAAACAAACCCTCCTTCGGATGGAAAAGGATCTCGCGACGGTAAAGACTATTTTGGATCGAGAAGGTTGATCGCAAAAAATTAAAGGTTCTCAGTTCAGATTTCTAGTCACATTGACAAGAATCCAAGAAGCGTAGCGATACATGCTGCACAGATCACTAGAGGGATGGACCAAACCGGGAAGTTCTGAAGCATCCAAATTCTTCTTCGAGACTACCCGGACCCAATGGCGAAGAGACACTGCCAGTAGAATCGGTATCGACACTAGGGTGAGCCAAAATAACACCGCTAATCATCCTCCAACTGACAACAACTCGACTCTGAAAATCGACCTATGAGTCTATTCCACCTGAAACGCGACTGGCGTGGAAGCTTCTTCACCTTCTCCCAACGGAGTAAAAATATATTCCAACGTCCGCCCAGGTTGAAATTTCTCAATCAAAAAGGTCCAGTTCTGCCCTTTTCTCGAAAGCAATTTCGGTGGCTTTAGCCCAACAGCTTTGGGCCATATATTCACCTTTTCAACAGGCCTATCAAAACGGATCGTGAACGGAAAATCGGTAAACTCTGTGTAGGACCCGTTACTAATACTAAGACTCAACCGATCATTCGGAAGAAATTGTTCATTCATGACCACTGAGTTTCGGTCGGATCGCCAGTTGACGATTTCGATTGGGAGCGTGAACCATACATCACTCGGTGAAACGCCTTCCGGCTTAAATTCGTCAGTCTCGAGATACCTATCCCCATCGAGAAGAACAAAGAAACAGTCTGTCGGCGAGATACTTTCAGGAACCGTGGTCCGATAAGGGGCAAGGGAAAGAACGGTAGGTGACTCAAGGGGCCCTGCCTTGCGTGAGGAAGCGTAAATCTCAGGGTATTCTTCGATATTGTTCGTTGGAGGAGCCAATAGATAAGAAAAACCAGCTCCTAAAGCCAGAAGTGCTGCTTCCCGGGAGCGCAAACCATCGATCTTTACTCCTTGAATTTCTGCGTTAAGACTTTCCCCGACCTGAGCTCGCAAACCTTCCAACCATCCTGGAGCCGGAGATTGGAGAGTATCCATATACCCCTCGTCCAAATGGAGAATCCATTCAATATCCAAAGACCCAAGACCCGCATGCTCACCCAGTTGCCGCACCTCGCGGGGAGTAACCAGCAAAGAAACCGGCCTCTTCTGCTGAGTCGCCTCGGCCACAAAACGGTAAGGATCTTCCTCCGGAACCTTAACAATTGTGGCCATAGCTGCAGATTTATCCTCTGGCCATGTGGGAGTCACGACTCTTGGACGATCTGTTAAATGCGCCAGCACATTCGAAAACAATTCCCGAAACGCCCTTTCAGCCGTCTCATCTCCTGTTTGAAAAGCGCCAATCCGAAATCCAGACCACGCAATACGTCCTCCTAGATAGTGCCCATAGCAAAAAGCCGTCAGCATATCGAAAGAATCCTCGCCACGGTAGTAAGGTGCCGTGGCAACCGTCTTCATCCGCGTGCCAATTGGCCTTGTCACGAGGACCTCATTGTAAGTCGGAATCTCTAGACTTTTCCTCGGCGTCCATCGCAACGAGACAGGCAGGTTACGATTCAATTCAAGGCGAGCGGGACCCAAAGGAGATGGATTTGCGTTTCCAACGAATCGAGCCCCCACAATGTCTCCGAATACGGGTTCATCTCTCCAGATTCCATCCTCATGTCTTGAGCCCACGGCACCGGTCATGAACAGAGATCCTCCCTCAGAAACAAACTCCTTGATTTGATCGGACTCGTAATCACTCAGACATGAAGTAAAAGGAAGGATGACTAGGTCGA is drawn from Verrucomicrobiota bacterium and contains these coding sequences:
- a CDS encoding alpha/beta fold hydrolase — translated: MAINQETSISVPNRKGKINARVLSEGLGEVQRPLVILHGLLGSSRNWLSVGKALGEKRLVYGLDLPDHGESEWSDSPSFETMSERIVSWLDEEKIEKADWLGHSLGGKVAMRIASYFPDRVEKLVLADIFPRVYPPHHAKDFTAMERLDVANLPDRKTADEHLSQLVADWGLRQFLLTNLERKSDSGFRWIVNLEGLRSNLPTLAGLPYEDREPLECPTLLIYGGRSDFVRQEDLEEAGEFFSDARGARLANAGHNLHVEAKEEFVRVVREFLEG
- a CDS encoding Sua5/YciO/YrdC/YwlC family protein — translated: MENSESSNLLRWGGNIEERLGSEVISREGGVIVSPTKVGYIIMTTDRKGLERKFRVKNRKRNKPGVVLCSSIEQLEELAELNPQIQKLYTTCWEKDILLGCILPWRGDSIDRYVPEGSKALMMDARQTSCFVVRFGVPSENVCRMLWDDGRKLVFASSANPSGQGNRGVISGIGSAIEEGVDLRIEADDYVRGIQPEATLETRYEQGVMVSMVDRTGQLVPEQPEDTRLEENCPVLIRKGLDCERIQMLLSDNFNSWNYRHGDYY
- the mutS gene encoding DNA mismatch repair protein MutS, translated to MTAKKETPMMRQYRSVKKDLPEGCLLLFRLGDFYEMFEEDAETGARVLGITLTKRHDMPMAGIPYHAADNYIQKVLDAGLKVAICEQTEVPKAGKLVERALTRILTPGTVLEDKQLDPRSGAWLASINWDKRGLHAAWLDLSAGLFEIASETNVEDLVSCIDALGPTEILIPSHLNRGNLPEDLDWLIRNSTVTELDREETESRDPAGEVARTLGALSLDGFGIAADHPGLGPAATLIRYTSEMLRAQPGNLRFLRWRRLSDTVLLDSSTLRNLEIFSVTQGGRKGSLIDCFDHCVTAAGSRLLERWFANPVHDLSELGRRQSLVGLFHDQTIEAAEIRDLLRQTRDLVRILGRLQNKIRNPRELGGIRDTLRQLPQIAGFLNRLSQPEAMKIARRIGDFSDLRTTLEKTLSDELPGSLNEGGVLRDGYDPELDRLRSLVRNARTWVSDREQEERRKTGIKNLRIKYNGSFGYFIEVTKANLSLVPDDYLRKQTMTNAERYYTVELKEKEKEILNAEGKAIELEEELFRDLIEAVLREADRLTQAAEALAECDLLIAWAELARQRDYVRPVVDTGTSIEVINGRHPIIEESLRHSPEGIAGSDSFVPNSCSLSSVKEQIAVLTGPNMAGKSTFIRQVALIAFLAHTGSWVPAEECRVGWIDRIFSRVGASDELARGHSTFMVEMNETANILNNSSERSLVILDEIGRGTSTYDGLSIAWAVIESLHGDRESGPRTLFATHYHELTKLAETLPRLRNFSVAVKEWNDEIVFMRQVIPGAADRSYGIQVARLAGIPQPVVDRAKQILETLEGGHIASDAPPLTTRRREKTPSLSDNQLDLFS
- a CDS encoding MOSC domain-containing protein, with product MEIRAIFLSKGHDFKGRFGKGRLENSIESVTEASCVAGKGLVGDRYFGFKENFKGQITFFDWAVFEEVRTHFSLSDLEPSVFRRNVITSGLDLNSLIGQSFEVQGVKFEGSEECAPCFWMDEAVAPGTETFLKGRGGLRARILSDGSIRKGKA
- a CDS encoding ion transporter, yielding MNEKELILLASHPDLPSWRGRLAKWVESKRVQRFIIGVILVNALVLGMETSSEAMDRFGVILIVIDKLCLLVFLVEIGVKLAAYRLHYFRNGWNWFDFLVVAVALVPGAGPWAVLRSLRILRVLRLLTAVPSLKRVVAAFIHAIPGLSGVILVMSIFFYTMGVLATNLFGDAFPQWFGTLGASLFSLFQIMTLESWSMGIVRPVMETFPWSWAFFVPFIIVATFTILNLFIGIIVSTMQELSALPDPKLPKTDLKQTLLRMEKDLATVKTILDREG
- a CDS encoding molybdenum cofactor biosynthesis protein MoaE, whose protein sequence is MSFTLLAEPINPGSLREKMLHPQAGAFSNYEGWVRSQNEKKEVTALSYTAYPELAQTVAETILSEAKERFDIIDCRCVHRTGLLEVGDLAVWIGVTSSHRESAFLACRYIIDNVKHRIPIWKKESYIDGTSAWIENHEVGDPAPTGLPGNLPNHSHGD
- a CDS encoding sulfite exporter TauE/SafE family protein, with product MLEHLPLLVGFFVVALLYSSVGHGGASGYLAIMAIAGFAPEMIRPTALVLNMVVSLVGTLAFLRRGYFSGGLFWPFLCGAVPFAFLGGTLDLSSGVYRIVLGLALCFAIGRLFLPAPDPKEMRKPQIWIMVCCGALIGFLSGIVGVGGGIFLTPLVILMGWSDAKTAAAISAPFVFINSLAGLVGLQPVVADFYPHLPLLIVIVLVAGLLGSNWGSGRANQRQIRIALGSVLAVASIKLFLS
- a CDS encoding NTP transferase domain-containing protein, yielding MKTPLLGLVLAGGKSSRMGRDKAELRYHDAETQLERSVRLLQPFCEEVFVSLSQGDERKLPFKASPLYDSLPKIRGPLCGILSAHLEEPNSDWLILACDLPNLEESSLSKLVETFYKNTHPIPVCYRSHNNGLPEPLCTIYPASVCESFLQEVQAKGTSSPRDLLKNTKIAMIDPIDSHSLDNINTPEEYLAFCERK
- a CDS encoding MoaD/ThiS family protein, with product MRVTVLYFAQLADLAEKQSEELTIGYSSPEQLFKELKETYGFANEFRQIQVAINDRLSSHDISLKEGDRIAFLPPMSGG
- the moaC gene encoding cyclic pyranopterin monophosphate synthase MoaC; protein product: MDFTHLDDSRKPRMVDVSGKKPTERIATAECYVHLGLELIDRLNKNDWSSSKGPIFETAIIAGTLAAKKTADLIPFCHPLPLKDVKIDISQSDESKIRISARVKVLDQTGVEMEALTAVSVAALTIYDMCKSISHSISIESCRLVSKSGGKSDFRE
- a CDS encoding molybdopterin molybdotransferase MoeA: MEELIESSEALRRIFENLPEIPEISCPLEKCAGRILRSTLTADRDFPPFDRAMMDGYAFRASEVETGALVSVEATAYAGQPPVSEGPSKGSCIEIMTGAPLPPNADCVVPYEWTSKEEGRIKLVEKSRLESGDFVHRKGSDLRQGETLLEEGRVLGSREVALAAACGQTSLSVSKLPAITTACTGDELVGIDATPLPHQIRRSNDQAIDTAMARVGLNVKTATHLPDDLDTCRSAIKAMVESNHFVILTGGVSVGAKDFLPGILNDLQYRRVFHGVAQKPGKPMGYWISNDCGIFALPGNPVSVLTCLHQYVVPGIKRALGKSGDVVRREIRLLEKVKKPRHLTLFLPVCLQGDNAGLPRPARNSGDMVHILESDGYVPLPAGYDTVDTDLAYPFTPWV